The Bos indicus x Bos taurus breed Angus x Brahman F1 hybrid chromosome 3, Bos_hybrid_MaternalHap_v2.0, whole genome shotgun sequence genome includes a window with the following:
- the LOC113890407 gene encoding olfactory receptor 6N2, with product MEPHNHSSLAEFVLLGFPRVGHIRGWLFVLLLLAYLFTICGNMLIFLVIRLDVALHTPMYHFVSILSFLELWYTATTIPKMLANLLSDKKTISFSGCLLQTYFFHSLGASECYLLTAMAYDRYLAICRPLHYPAVMTPMLCVKMAAGCWTCGFLCPISEVILVSQLPFCSYNEIQHIFCDFPPLLSLACKDTSTNVLVDFAINAFIILITFLFIMVSYGRIMGTILQIKTIAGRKKAFSTCASHLIVVLIFFGSIIFMYVRLKESYSLTLDRTLAVVYSVLTPLVNPIIYSLRNKELIKAIKRTIFQKGERASPTQH from the coding sequence ATGGAGCCACACAATCATTCAAGCCTGGCTGAATTTGTGCTCCTTGGTTTCCCCAGGGTGGGACATATCAGGGGCTGGCTTTTTGTCCTGCTGCTGTTGGCATACCTGTTCACTATCTGTGGCAACATGCTCATCTTCCTAGTCATACGACTGGATGTGGCCCTACACACACCCATGTACCACTTTgtcagtattctttccttcttgGAGCTGTGGTATACAGCCACCACCATCCCCAAGATGCTAGCTAATCTTCTCAGTGATAAGAAGACCATTTCTTTTTCAGGATGCCTCCTTCAGACCTACTTCTTCCACTCCCTAGGGGCCTCTGAATGCTACCTTCTTACAGCAATGGCCTATGACCGATACCTGGCCATTTGCCGGCCCCTCCACTATCCTGCAGTTATGACCCCCATGCTCTGTGTCAAGATGGCTGCTGGTTGTTGGACCTGTGGCTTTCTATGTCCCATATCTGAAGTCATCCTGGTCTCCCAGCTCCCTTTTTGCAGCTACAATGAAATTCAACACATTTTCTGTGACTTTCCACCTCTTCTGAGCCTGGCCTGCAAGGACACATCCACTAATGTCCTGGTGGACTTTGCCATCAATGCCTTCATCATCCTTATCACCTTCCTCTTTATTATGGTGTCTTATGGAAGAATCATGGGGACTATACTGCAGATAAAAACGATCGCAGGAAGAAAGAAGGCCTTCTCTACATGTGCTTCCCATCTTATTGTGGTCCTCATCTTCTTTGGGAGCATCATCTTCATGTATGTGCGGCTAAAGGAGAGCTATTCATTGACCCTTGATCGGACGCTTGCTGTAGTCTACTCTGTACTAACACCACTAGTCAACCCAATTATCTACAGTCTTCGTAACAAGGAGCTCATTAAGGCCATTAAGAGAACCATCttccagaagggagagagagctaGTCCCACCCAACACTGA